A stretch of Microtus pennsylvanicus isolate mMicPen1 chromosome 5, mMicPen1.hap1, whole genome shotgun sequence DNA encodes these proteins:
- the Dkk1 gene encoding dickkopf-related protein 1 yields the protein MTVVCAVAAVRFLVLLAAMAFCSLPLLGVSATLNSVLINSNAIKNLPPPLGGAAGQPGSAVSVAPGVLYEGGNKYQTLDNYQPYPCAEDEECGTEEYCSSPSRGGAGVGIQICLACRKRRKRCMRHSMCCPGNYCKNGICMPSDHSHLPRGEIEESIVENLGNDHSTLDGYPRRTTLTSKIYHTKGQEGSLCLRSSDCAMGLCCARHFWSKICKPVLKEGQVCTKHRRKGSHGLEIFQRCYCGEGLSCRIQKEHHQASNSSRLHTCQRH from the exons ATGACGGTTGTGTGTGCAGTGGCAGCTGTCCGGTTCTTGGTCTTGCTAGCAGCGATGGCTTTTTGCAGCCTCCCTCTGCTTGGAGTCAGCGCCACCTTGAACTCGGTTCTCATCAATTCCAACGCTATCAAGAACCTGCCCCCACCGCTGGGTGGCGCTGCGGGGCAGCCGGGCTCGGCCGTCAGCGTGGCGCCAGGAGTTCTGTACGAGGGTGGGAACAAGTACCAGACTCTTGACAACTACCAG CCCTACCCATGCGCAGAGGATGAGGAATGCGGCACTGAAGAGTACTGCTCCAGTCCCAGCCGCGGAGGTGCGGGTGTGGGCATACAGATCTGTCTGGCTTGCAGAAAGCGCAGGAAACGCTGCATGAGGCACTCTATGTGCTGCCCAGGGAATTACTGCAAAAACG GAATATGCATGCCTTCTGACCACAGCCATTTGCCGCGAGGGGAAATTGAGGAAAGCATCGTTGAAAACCTTGGTAACGACCACAGCACTTTGGATGGCTATCCCAGAAGGACCACGCTGActtcaaaaatataccacacCAAAG GACAAGAGGGCTCTCTCTGCCTCCGATCCTCAGACTGTGCCATGGGACTGTGTTGCGCACGACATTTCTGGTCCAAGATCTGTAAACCTGTCCTCAAAGAGGGGCAGGTGTGCACCAAGCACAGGCGGAAAGGCTCCCACGGGCTGGAGATCTTCCAGCGCTGTTACTGTGGGGAAGGCCTGTCTTGCAGGATACAGAAGGAGCACCACCAAGCCAGTAACTCTTCTAGGCTGCACACCTGCCAGAGACATTAA